One genomic region from Salvelinus fontinalis isolate EN_2023a unplaced genomic scaffold, ASM2944872v1 scaffold_0406, whole genome shotgun sequence encodes:
- the LOC129845938 gene encoding zinc finger protein 135-like has product MYYSRYAVGITFYSGFPLLWAFNHLSDFVVHTGERRDYRGSSGEPQQPHDADKAEKSLSTSEHLKKHLQRSTGKKPRCCSDGGKRFTSSAGIKIHQRIHTVEKSYSCTQCGKSFTHSTSLISHQRTHTGKTSYICSCGICGKSFTRLSTLISHQRTHTGEKREKPYSCDECGKSFYTSSHLIVHQRTHTGEKPYSCTRCGKSCFTSSYLKRHQRTHTGEKPFSCTQCGKSFTQLSNLISHQRTHSGEKPYSCNECWKSFTHLSSLTSHQRTHTRDKPYSCHECEKSFISLSSLMSHQRTHTGEKLYSCTQCGKSFNTSSILTRHQRTHTGERPFTCDQCGKSFTQLSGIISHRRTHTGEKPYSCDQCGKCFATSGQLTSHQITHRGEKRYSCDQCGKSFVQSGNLKVHQRTHTGEKPHSCDLCDRRYSDKRSLIKHQKIHEGVVS; this is encoded by the exons atgtACTACAGCc gctacgctgttggcatcactttttacagtggatttccgctgttgtgggcctttaaccatctgtctgactttgttgttcacacaggagagagacgggactaccgtgggtcttctggggagcctcaacaacctcatgatgctgacaaggcagagaagagtctctccacatcagaacacctcaagaaacacctgcagagatccacagggaagaaacCTCGCTGCTGCTCTGAcggtgggaagagattcacctcctcagcaggcattaaaattcatcagagaatccacacagtggagaaatcttatagctgtactcaatgtgggaagagttttactcattcaaccagcctgatatcacatcagagaacacacacaggaaagacATCTTACATCTGTAGCTGTGGTatatgtgggaagagttttactcggcTAAGCaccctgatatcacaccagagaacacacacaggagagaaacgagagaaaccgtatagctgtgatgaatgtgggaagagtttttataCATCTAGCCATCTTATTGTacaccaaagaacacacacaggagagaaaccgtatagttGTACTCGGTGTGGGAAGAGTTGTTTTACATCTAGCTatctgaagaggcaccagagaacacacacaggagagaaaccttttagctgtactcaatgcggtaagagttttactcagctaagcaacctgatatcacaccagagaacacactcaggagagaaaccgtatagctgtaATGAATGttggaagagttttactcacctAAGCAgcctgacatcacaccagagaacacacacaagagATAAACCATATAGCTGTCATGAATGTGAGAAGAGTTTTATTAGCCTAAGCAGCCTGatgtcacaccagagaacacacacaggagagaaactttatagctgtactcaatgtgggaagagttttaataCATCCAGCATTCTGActagacaccagagaacacacacaggagagagaccgtttacctgtgatcaatgtgggaagagttttactcagctaagcGGCATTATATCACACCGGAGAAcacacacgggagagaaaccgtatagctgtgatcaatgtgggaagtgtTTTGCTACATCTGgccagctgacttcacaccagataacacacagaggagagaaacgttatagctgtgatcaatgtgggaagagttttgttcaatCTGGCAATCTAaaagtacaccagagaacacacacaggagagaaacctcatagctgtgatTTGTGTGACaggagatactctgataaaagatctctgatcaaacatcagaaaatacatgaaggagttgtttcataa
- the LOC129845930 gene encoding oocyte zinc finger protein XlCOF22-like yields MSSLNISPLVKEEAVCWTAKEALGLNIVVKEEKEEEDVTVKQEVEGEAVTVKEEEKDVTVKEEEDAFRVKEAEEVTVKEEEEEKEEDAVFEVKKEGEITVTLEDEEEIGDLINTRERRDYRGSSGEPQQPHDADKAEKSLSTSEHLKKHLQRSTGKKPRCCSDGGKRFTSSAGIKIHQRIHTVEKPYSCTQCGKSFTHSTSLISHQRTHTGKTSYICSCGICGKSFTRLSTLISHQRTHTGEKREKPYSCDECGKSFYTSSHLIVHQRTHTGEKPYSCTQCGKSFFTSSYLKRHQRTHTGEKPFSCTQCGKSFTQLSNLISHQRTHSGEKPYSCNECWKSFTHLSSLTSHQRTHTRDKPYSCHECEKSFISLSSLMSHQRTHTGEKLYSCTQCGKSFNTSSILTRHQRTHTGERPFSCDQCGKSFTQLSGMISHRRTHTGEKPYSCDQCGKSFATSGQLTSHQITHTGEKRYSCDQCGKSFVQAGNLKVHQRTHTGEKSYSCNQCDNRYSNKRCLIKHQKIHEGVVS; encoded by the exons ATGAGCTCACTAAACATCTCCCCCCTCGTTAAAGAAGAGGCGGTCTGCTGGACGGCGAAAGAAGCTCTGGGGCtaaacattgtcgtgaaagaggagaaggaagaagaggatgttacagtaaaacaagaagtagagggtgaggctgttacagtgaaagaagaagagaaagacgttacagtgaaagaagaggaagacgcgttcagagtgaaagaggcagAGGaggttacagtaaaagaagaggaggaagagaaagaagaggatgCCGTTTTTGAagtgaagaaggaaggggagattactgtcacattggaagatgaagaggagataggagatctgattaacacca gagagagacgggactaccgtgggtcttctggggagcctcaacaacctcatgatgctgacaaggcagagaagagtctctccacatcagaacacctcaagaaacacctgcagagatccacagggaagaaacCTCGCTGCTGCTCTGAcggtgggaagagattcacctcctcagcaggcattaaaattcatcagagaatccacacagtggagaaaccttatagctgtactcaatgtgggaagagttttacccattcaaccagcctgatatcacaccagagaacacacacaggaaagacATCTTACATCTGTAGCTGTGGTatatgtgggaagagttttactcggcTAAGCaccctgatatcacaccagagaacacacacaggagagaaacgagagaaaccgtatagctgtgatgaatgtgggaagagtttttataCATCTAGCCATCTTATTGTacaccaaagaacacacacaggagagaaaccgtatagttgtactcagtgtgggaagagtttttttacatctagctatctgaagaggcaccagagaacacacacaggagagaaaccttttagctgtactcaatgcggtaagagttttactcagctaagcaacctgatatcacaccagagaacacactcaggagagaaaccgtatagctgtaATGAATGttggaagagttttactcacctAAGCAgcctgacatcacaccagagaacacacacaagagATAAACCATATAGCTGTCATGAATGTGAGAAGAGTTTTATTAGCCTAAGCAGCCTGatgtcacaccagagaacacacacaggagagaaactttatagctgtactcaatgtgggaagagttttaataCATCCAGCATTCTGActagacaccagagaacacacacaggagagagaccgtttagctgtgatcaatgtgggaagagttttactcagctaagcGGCATGATATCACACCGGAGAAcacacacgggagagaaaccatatagctgtgatcaatgtgggaagagttttgctacatctggccagctgacttcacaccagataacacacacaggagagaaacgttatagctgtgatcaatgtgggaagagttttgttcaaGCTGGCAATCTAAAagttcaccagagaacacacacaggagagaaatcttatagctgtaatcaatgtgacaATAGATACTCTAATAAAAGgtgtctgatcaaacatcagaaaatacatgaaggagttgtttcatga